The following is a genomic window from Saprospiraceae bacterium.
CCGAAAGCGGATAGGTGTTGTTTTTAAGGACATTGCCAAAGATGAGATATTTGATGATGTCATCGTAATATGATCTGGTGGCGTCAATATTTTTGTGTGTTTTTACACCCAGATTCAAAGCGTGTGCTTCTATTTTATCCAATTCATAGGCATCAAATCCTCCGGTATTGACAGTAACACTATGGATTTCATAACCTAGCTCATCGGTGAGATATTTGACACAATAGGAAGTATCCAGTCCGCCGCTGAAGCCAAGGACAACAGATTTTTGATTTATGTTTTTTTCCATTTTAATATTAGGTTATATTGTTGACAATAAGACTTTGGCAAAACTTCTGACTTTAGTGTCTGATATCTTGCCTTTATCAAAAAGTCCTCTGAGAAAGTTGAATTTTTTGATCTTCATAAACCGTTCAAAAATATGTGCATTTTCCTTAAACTCTTCTTTAATCTTTTCTATGGGAGCGTGTTCCTTCGGGTCATAAAGCATGGCGGTGCAAAGACAGTTTTTTCGATCTTTGGCTGTGAGGATATCAAAGTTGACACAACTTCTGCAGCCTGCCCAAAATTTTTCATCCTGTGTGAGTTCGCTGTACGTGACCGGTTCGTAGCCCAGATCACTGTTGATTTTCATGACAGCAAGGCCTGTAGTCAGTCCGAATATTTTGGCATCAGGGTATTTTCGTCTGGACAGGTCAAATATCTTTTGTTTTATGTTTTTTGCTACTCCGGTTTTTCTAAATTCCGGGGAGACGATGAGTCCTGAATTGGCTACGTATTCTCCTTCCCAGGTTTCTATATAACAGAATCCCACCCAGGTGCCATCCTTGGTCAGGGCAATGACAGCTTTACCTTCTTCCATTTTGTGAGAGATATAGTCAGGGCTTCTCTTGGCGATACCTGTTCCTCTGACTTTTGCGGAGGATTCCATCTCATCACAGATGATCTGACTGTATCCGGCATGAATACCGGAAGCTTCCATTACGAGGATGTCATCATTGACTATAGTCATGTATAAGATTAATTTAGAATGGTTTTGAGAAAAAATAATAGCCAAAAAATACTACAAAATATGCAGCTGAGTTAAGTGGAAATCAGATCCGCCTATGGCTAATAGTAGAAGGAGCGAAGCAATGCACCGGTGCAGAAATAGCTATTATTACCAATATCAGAGAATATTGAAAAAGGTGTATAAAACGGTATGATAAATTTGTCAACACTTCGCTTAATAATATTTTTGCAAATCAGAATACAAATATAATGCTAAATTAGTTCCACGATATGATTAATTTTGATTTTTTTAAGATTTTTTTTTGTTTTGAAATTTTATTTCGTGACTGACAGTAAATTTTTATTATAATTTTCAATGAGATATTTTATTCATTTGGCATATAAAGGTACTTCATACAGAGGATGGCAAAGGCAAATCAATACGGAATTTAGTGTGCAGCAAATTCTTGAGAATGCTATCACAAAGATGACTGGTACAACTACAACCATTATGGGCTGCGGTCGTACAGATGCAGGTGTTCATGCTATGCAGTATTTTGCACATTTTGATTATGATGGTGTATGGGCATATGATCCTGTAGAACGGTTGAATCGTATTTTGCCTGATGACATTTCAGTGTTTGAAATAATAGAAATGCCTGAACGTGCACATAGCAGGTACGATGCTGCAAAAAGAAGTTATGAATATCATGTCCACTTTGAAAAAAATCCATATCTGGCAATATTTAGCTTTTATGCAGGAGATATCAAACCTGATGTAGAAATGATCCGTAAAGGACTTCAATTTTTGAAGGAAACAGAAGATTTCAGATATATGTGCCTTACTCCTGACAGGGTGAACAATACATTGTGCACCATATATGAAGCATCCGTGGAAAACTTTGAAGATAATAAAAGGCTTATATTAAAATTCACAGCGAACAGATTTTTGAAGTCTATGATCAGAATCATCACGGGTAGACTGCTGGCCTTATCCACAGGAAAGATGAGTTGGGACACTTTTGTCAATGTATCTTGCGGAAAGGAAAAAATGAAATTTAATCTGATGGCGCATCCCAATGGTTTGCATTTGACCAAAGTTGTGTATCCATATTTGGACAAGGAAGTAAGGGTCAGATTTTAATTCAATGTCGTTTAGACAAGAAATTTTTCTTTGTTTTTACCCTATCTAAATCTTACCCTTACAAGGGAAAGACTTCATAAAGAGGTCTTAACTAAACGACATTGGACTTTAGAGTATCTTTAAATTTTTATTGCCTTAAAATCAATGTATTATGAACCTGACTTCAAAATAATCGCCTTATTTAGTTCACTAAATTCGTTGATTATTTTATCGCCAGAACCATAATCTCTTGATTTACAACTAAGAAAAATTTTAAACATACTCTTAATTTCCCTTGATAAAATGTGATGTTCTACCTATTTTTGCATTGTCAAATTATACCGACTTTCCGATTGATTGGAAACTGTTGGGTTAACCCAACAGATGTGAACCTTATTTACCCATATATTTATACCGACGAGAATTTATTTTTCTAAAGACGATGATACACATGTCTTTATTATAAAAATAATTCTGTCGCCATTATTAGGAATCTTTAACTATGAAAAAATATCAGGTTTCCGGTTGATTATTTTTTGATGAAAGTGTCATTGACTTGGATTTTTGAAGGTGACAGAGCACTAGCCAATAAACATAATCATATAATTTTTAGCACCACATTTGTAGTCTTTTGCTTTTTAAGATACTTACTTTATATTTGCTATTTAATAATTCAGAAATGAAAAAATCAAAAGTCGAAAGTAAATCAGCCAGACAAAATTCAGCAGAACAACAAGCCAAAGGTAATAAGGTCTTATGGATGATCTGTGCTACGCTGTTTTTTTTGTCATTTGTGGTATATTTCAATACTCTTGGCCATGGTTTTGTCCTGGACGATCCGTTGGCCATTGAGCTGAATAAAAATGTAACATCAGGCGCGGCTGGAATCGGAGATATCCTGAAAGGAGGGTATCGTGAAAATAATTTTGGCGGGCAATTGTATCGCCCTGTTTCTTTGGTACAGTTTGCAGTAGAATGGCAGATTTCACCCAATAATCCTGCAATACACCATTTTTTTAATGTCTTTTGGTATGCAGCAAGTGTTGTACTGATGTTTTTGGTTTTAAGAGGCTGGTTTAAGGGGCAAAATATCTTGTTACCAACTACGATGGCTATATTATTTGCATTACACCCTATACATACCGAAGTAGTCGCCAATATCAAATCCCGCGATGAAATTATGTCCCTGTTTTTTATACTGGCATCATTTTTCACCTTTCATAGATATATCACTCTCCAAAGCAGAAAATGGTTGTTCGCATCCCTG
Proteins encoded in this region:
- a CDS encoding GNAT family N-acetyltransferase is translated as MTIVNDDILVMEASGIHAGYSQIICDEMESSAKVRGTGIAKRSPDYISHKMEEGKAVIALTKDGTWVGFCYIETWEGEYVANSGLIVSPEFRKTGVAKNIKQKIFDLSRRKYPDAKIFGLTTGLAVMKINSDLGYEPVTYSELTQDEKFWAGCRSCVNFDILTAKDRKNCLCTAMLYDPKEHAPIEKIKEEFKENAHIFERFMKIKKFNFLRGLFDKGKISDTKVRSFAKVLLSTI
- a CDS encoding tRNA pseudouridine synthase A, with product MRYFIHLAYKGTSYRGWQRQINTEFSVQQILENAITKMTGTTTTIMGCGRTDAGVHAMQYFAHFDYDGVWAYDPVERLNRILPDDISVFEIIEMPERAHSRYDAAKRSYEYHVHFEKNPYLAIFSFYAGDIKPDVEMIRKGLQFLKETEDFRYMCLTPDRVNNTLCTIYEASVENFEDNKRLILKFTANRFLKSMIRIITGRLLALSTGKMSWDTFVNVSCGKEKMKFNLMAHPNGLHLTKVVYPYLDKEVRVRF